Proteins encoded in a region of the Streptomyces sp. NBC_01471 genome:
- a CDS encoding mechanosensitive ion channel domain-containing protein, with amino-acid sequence MESVVRPLIVIGGSVVLTLAVGWLVDRALRRTDARHHETPLWGLLRRCRVPLQLVLITALLRGSYHQVRLSPVKHHDTAIGQLLTLVLIGSTAWLALRIAAAIVDSSYARYAATTRDPARLRRVRTQVTLIQRVVTAIVGTVAVAAMLLTFPAMRTAGTSLLASAGVLGIVAGVAAQSTLGNLFAGLQIAFGDMVRIGDTVVVDGEWGTVEEITLTFLAVRTWDERRITMPVSYFTSKPFENWSRGGAQMSGTVFFELDHSTPVPQMREKLRQILPEIPSWDGRNWSLAVTDTSPSTIQVRAVVTARDADDIWTVRCAVREQLIAWLRDEHPYALPRISTAPAELAKNDWGPDLFKHDPAPRTGRG; translated from the coding sequence GTGGAGAGCGTAGTGCGGCCCCTGATCGTCATCGGCGGTTCGGTGGTGCTGACGCTCGCGGTGGGCTGGCTGGTCGACCGTGCGCTCAGGAGAACGGACGCGCGCCACCACGAGACCCCGCTCTGGGGCCTGCTCCGGCGCTGCCGGGTGCCGCTGCAGCTGGTGCTGATCACGGCGTTGCTGCGCGGCAGCTACCACCAGGTGCGGCTGAGTCCGGTCAAGCACCACGACACCGCGATCGGGCAGCTCCTCACCCTGGTCCTGATCGGCTCCACGGCCTGGCTGGCCCTGCGCATCGCCGCCGCGATCGTCGACTCCTCGTACGCCCGCTACGCGGCGACCACCCGTGATCCGGCCAGGCTCCGCCGGGTCCGCACGCAGGTCACGCTCATCCAGCGGGTGGTGACGGCGATCGTCGGGACGGTGGCCGTCGCGGCGATGCTGCTGACCTTCCCCGCGATGCGTACCGCGGGCACCTCGCTGCTGGCCTCCGCCGGTGTCCTCGGCATCGTCGCCGGTGTCGCCGCCCAGTCCACCCTGGGCAACCTCTTCGCCGGGCTGCAGATCGCCTTCGGCGACATGGTCCGCATCGGGGACACGGTGGTCGTGGACGGTGAGTGGGGCACCGTCGAGGAGATCACGCTGACCTTCCTCGCGGTGCGCACCTGGGACGAGCGCCGGATCACCATGCCGGTCTCGTACTTCACCAGCAAGCCGTTCGAGAACTGGTCGCGCGGTGGTGCGCAGATGTCCGGCACGGTCTTCTTCGAGCTCGACCACTCGACGCCGGTCCCGCAGATGCGTGAGAAGCTGCGGCAGATCCTGCCCGAGATCCCGTCGTGGGACGGGAGGAACTGGTCGCTGGCCGTCACGGACACCTCACCGAGCACGATCCAGGTGCGGGCCGTGGTCACCGCGAGGGACGCGGACGACATCTGGACCGTGCGGTGTGCGGTGCGGGAGCAGCTGATCGCCTGGCTGCGGGACGAGCATCCGTACGCCCTGCCGCGGATCTCGACGGCGCCGGCCGAGCTGGCGAAGAACGACTGGGGACCGGATCTGTTCAAGCACGACCCCGCTCCCCGGACCGGCCGGGGCTGA
- a CDS encoding dienelactone hydrolase family protein, which yields MNIILFHSTYGLRPAVHAAADRLRAAGHHVLVPDLFDGITFGTVEEGMAFKEELGSEELLKRAVTAAAPHSDEGLVYAGFSLGGSLAQNLAIADEKARGLLLLHGTSDIADDASVDELPVQLHVADPDPFEPHDWLNAWYLRMQRIGADVEVHRYAGAGHLYTDPELPDYDAESAERTWRVALGFLETL from the coding sequence GTGAACATCATCCTTTTCCATTCGACCTACGGTTTGCGGCCGGCCGTTCATGCGGCGGCCGACCGGCTGCGGGCAGCCGGTCATCACGTGCTGGTGCCCGATCTTTTCGACGGTATTACTTTCGGGACCGTCGAGGAGGGCATGGCCTTCAAGGAGGAACTCGGCTCCGAGGAGCTCCTCAAGCGCGCGGTGACGGCCGCGGCTCCCCACTCGGACGAGGGCCTGGTCTACGCCGGGTTCTCACTCGGCGGTTCCCTCGCGCAGAATCTGGCCATCGCCGATGAGAAGGCGCGCGGACTGCTGCTTCTGCACGGGACGTCCGACATCGCCGACGACGCGTCGGTGGACGAGCTGCCCGTACAGCTGCATGTCGCCGACCCCGACCCGTTCGAGCCGCACGACTGGCTGAACGCCTGGTATCTGCGGATGCAGCGGATCGGGGCCGATGTGGAGGTGCACCGCTACGCGGGCGCGGGCCACCTCTACACCGACCCCGAGCTGCCCGACTACGACGCCGAGTCGGCCGAGCGGACCTGGCGGGTCGCACTCGGCTTCCTCGAAACGCTGTAG
- a CDS encoding thioredoxin domain-containing protein, with protein sequence MSARNNQSNKAAARERLRAERERQAKKDKTRRQVVVAGSIVVVLAIAAGVGYGVMQLNKPSQWEAAKSDKVVAPKNTTGTDGTTVTVGKASAKKTLQMYEDPRCPICATFDQTVGPTVQKDLDAGKFKIQYIGATFIDNNGGEGSKNGLSALGAALNVSPTAFEHYKTAMYSTKWHPDETTDTFKDDSYLIKIAQTVPELKDNKAFQKAVNDGTYDAWAMKMSAKFDKSGVTGTPTLKMDGKKLTTPGSDNAPMTVADFNTALDKALKA encoded by the coding sequence ATGAGCGCACGCAACAACCAGTCCAACAAGGCAGCTGCCCGCGAGCGGCTGCGCGCCGAGCGCGAGCGCCAGGCGAAGAAGGACAAGACGCGCCGGCAGGTCGTCGTCGCCGGGTCCATCGTCGTCGTCCTCGCGATAGCCGCGGGCGTCGGTTACGGCGTGATGCAGCTGAACAAGCCCTCCCAGTGGGAGGCCGCGAAGAGCGACAAGGTCGTCGCGCCGAAGAACACCACGGGCACGGACGGCACCACGGTCACCGTCGGCAAGGCGTCCGCCAAGAAGACGCTGCAGATGTACGAGGACCCGCGCTGCCCGATCTGCGCGACGTTCGACCAGACGGTCGGGCCGACGGTCCAGAAGGACCTGGACGCGGGCAAGTTCAAGATCCAGTACATCGGGGCCACGTTCATCGACAACAACGGCGGCGAGGGCTCGAAGAACGGCCTGAGCGCGCTGGGCGCCGCGCTCAATGTGAGCCCCACCGCATTCGAGCACTACAAGACCGCGATGTACTCCACGAAGTGGCACCCCGACGAGACCACGGACACCTTCAAGGACGACTCGTACCTCATCAAGATCGCGCAGACCGTGCCCGAGCTGAAGGACAACAAGGCCTTCCAGAAGGCGGTCAACGACGGCACCTATGACGCGTGGGCGATGAAGATGTCCGCGAAGTTCGACAAGAGCGGGGTCACGGGCACGCCCACCCTCAAGATGGACGGCAAGAAGCTGACCACCCCGGGCAGTGACAACGCGCCCATGACCGTCGCCGACTTCAACACCGCGCTGGACAAGGCTCTCAAGGCCTGA
- a CDS encoding DUF2252 domain-containing protein → MSVPQSSSEERGEQILAVFGTAFGELLAADPAAFRVKFRKMAASAFAFYRGAACLFYQDLGESAEGGPYLDERTGRVWVHGDLHAENFGTYMDANGRLIFNVNDFDEAYVGPFTWDVQRFAASLALLGHAKALSDDQITGLVETYAAAYRERIRVLASGAQDDDVPPFTLDTAEGPLLGALRAARARTRFALLDSMTEIRDHERRFTADSSSVELDAATRYKILAAFDGYLETLPEESLGRPESYRVKDVVGRRGIGIGSAGLPSYNILLEGHSDALENDVIIYMKQGQTPAVSRHITDPAVRGYFRHEGHRTVISQRALQAHADPWLGWTELDGAGQLVAEVSPYAVDLDWSDLDDPEEIAAVVADLGRATATMHAAADVESGHSLVPFSTERAIDAAIAADEDGFAKMLVDFAHAYGAQTRRDHSIFVELFRNGRIPGL, encoded by the coding sequence ATGTCGGTCCCGCAGTCCAGCTCCGAGGAGCGCGGCGAGCAGATCCTCGCCGTTTTCGGCACCGCGTTCGGCGAGCTGCTGGCCGCCGATCCGGCGGCCTTCCGGGTCAAGTTCCGGAAGATGGCGGCCTCGGCCTTCGCCTTCTACCGGGGCGCGGCCTGCCTCTTCTACCAGGACCTGGGCGAGAGCGCGGAGGGCGGACCGTATCTGGACGAGCGGACCGGCCGGGTCTGGGTGCACGGCGATCTGCACGCGGAGAACTTCGGCACCTACATGGACGCCAACGGCCGGCTGATCTTCAATGTGAACGACTTCGACGAGGCGTACGTGGGCCCGTTCACCTGGGACGTCCAGCGCTTCGCGGCCTCGCTGGCGCTGCTCGGCCACGCCAAGGCGCTCAGCGACGACCAGATCACCGGTCTGGTGGAGACCTATGCCGCCGCCTACCGCGAGCGCATCCGGGTCCTGGCGTCCGGCGCGCAGGACGACGACGTGCCGCCGTTCACGCTGGACACGGCGGAGGGACCGCTGCTCGGCGCGCTGCGCGCGGCCAGAGCGCGCACCAGATTCGCCCTCCTCGACTCCATGACGGAGATCCGCGACCACGAGCGCCGCTTCACCGCCGACAGCAGCTCGGTCGAGCTCGACGCCGCGACGCGGTACAAGATCCTCGCCGCCTTCGACGGCTATCTGGAGACGCTGCCGGAGGAGAGCCTGGGCCGCCCCGAGTCGTACCGGGTGAAGGACGTGGTGGGCCGCAGAGGCATCGGCATCGGCTCGGCCGGGCTGCCCTCGTACAACATCCTCCTGGAGGGCCACAGCGACGCCCTGGAGAACGACGTGATCATCTACATGAAGCAGGGGCAGACCCCGGCGGTCTCCCGGCACATCACGGATCCGGCGGTCCGCGGGTACTTCCGGCACGAGGGCCACCGCACGGTGATCTCGCAGCGCGCCCTCCAGGCGCACGCCGACCCGTGGCTCGGCTGGACCGAGCTGGACGGGGCCGGGCAGCTGGTGGCGGAGGTCTCGCCGTACGCGGTCGATCTCGACTGGTCGGACCTGGACGACCCCGAGGAGATCGCGGCGGTCGTCGCCGACCTCGGGCGGGCCACGGCCACCATGCACGCGGCGGCGGACGTCGAGAGCGGCCACTCCCTGGTGCCGTTCTCGACGGAGCGCGCCATCGACGCGGCCATCGCGGCCGACGAGGACGGCTTCGCCAAGATGCTGGTGGACTTCGCGCACGCGTACGGGGCACAGACCCGGCGCGACCACTCGATATTCGTGGAATTGTTCCGCAATGGCCGGATCCCCGGTCTCTAG